The following are encoded together in the Flavobacterium sp. TR2 genome:
- the xrtF gene encoding exosortase family protein XrtF, with amino-acid sequence MKKYLVQFKPFLIFISIFFLTYIVFTLLYKFYLNSYQAEDLDGVTMMAGRNSEQLLKLLNYDVIIQKSSQNPWQEIILNGRFIALITEGCNAVSVMILFVSFVAAFSGNFKKTLLFIVFGLISIYILNVIRISLLILLVYHFPQYTHFLHGTFFPLMIYGYVFILWIFWVNRFSKYAK; translated from the coding sequence TTGAAAAAATATTTAGTCCAGTTTAAGCCATTCCTGATTTTTATAAGCATCTTTTTTCTGACCTACATTGTCTTTACGCTGCTTTATAAGTTTTATTTAAATAGCTATCAGGCAGAAGATCTTGATGGTGTAACAATGATGGCAGGCAGAAATTCTGAACAATTGCTAAAGCTTTTAAATTACGATGTAATCATTCAGAAAAGTTCTCAAAATCCGTGGCAGGAAATTATTTTAAATGGGAGATTTATAGCGCTCATTACCGAAGGTTGCAATGCCGTAAGCGTTATGATACTTTTTGTCTCTTTTGTAGCTGCTTTTTCAGGAAACTTTAAAAAGACATTGCTGTTTATAGTGTTTGGGCTTATATCGATTTATATTTTGAATGTCATTAGGATTTCGCTTTTGATTTTGCTTGTATATCACTTTCCGCAATACACCCATTTTCTGCATGGAACTTTTTTTCCATTGATGATTTACGGATATGTTTTTATTTTATGGATTTTCTGGGTCAATAGATTTTCAAAATATGCTAAATAA
- a CDS encoding GAF domain-containing protein: MTFQELQPQISSIITDNQKNRDEKLLAICKLLNENIEYYNWVGFYFANHDTKTLHLGPYIGAETDHTVIPFGKGICGQVAESNANFVVPDVKAQDNYIACSLTVKSEIVVPLFVNGVNIGQIDIDSHVIDPFTEADERFLEFVNQEVAKLF; the protein is encoded by the coding sequence ATGACATTTCAAGAATTACAACCGCAAATAAGCAGTATTATTACTGACAATCAAAAAAATAGAGACGAAAAATTATTAGCAATCTGCAAGCTTTTAAACGAAAATATAGAGTACTACAATTGGGTTGGCTTTTATTTTGCCAATCATGACACTAAAACTTTACACTTGGGACCTTATATTGGTGCAGAAACAGACCACACCGTTATTCCGTTTGGAAAAGGAATCTGCGGTCAAGTTGCCGAAAGCAATGCTAATTTTGTAGTGCCAGATGTTAAAGCACAGGATAATTATATTGCTTGCAGTTTGACTGTTAAATCAGAAATTGTAGTGCCGCTTTTTGTTAATGGCGTAAATATAGGTCAAATCGATATTGACAGCCACGTTATTGATCCCTTCACAGAAGCTGACGAAAGATTTTTAGAATTTGTAAATCAAGAAGTTGCTAAATTATTCTAG
- a CDS encoding polyribonucleotide nucleotidyltransferase, whose product MIPQVSQEIIDLGDGRSISIETGKLAKQADGSVVVRLGNCMLLATAVSARTSNPGVDFLPLTVDYREKFAAAGRFPGGFFKREARPSDSEVLTMRLVDRVLRPLFPDDYHAETQVMIQLMSHDDNVMPDALAGLAASAALAVSDIPFYNLISEVRVARIDGKLVINPSREELEKSDIDMMIGASMDSVAMVEGEMKEISEAEMVEAIKFAHEAIKVQIVAQQKLRAKLSSQEYRTYEGEVEDEAVYAKVKTAAYDKCYAIAQEASGKAERGEKFAAVKEEAKALFTEEEYAENADLAGLVGKYFYKTNKEAVRNVILEKGIRLDGRKTTEIRPIWCETDYLPSVHGSSLFTRGETQALATVTLGTSKEANQIDSPSEQGEEKFYLHYNFPPFSTGEAKPLRGTSRREVGHGNLAQRALKNMIPADCPYTIRVVSEVLESNGSSSMATVCAGTMALMDAGVQMTKPVSGIAMGLITDGEKFAVLSDILGDEDHLGDMDFKVTGTADGITACQMDIKIEGLRYDIMEQALAQARDGRLHILGKLTETIAAPRAEVKAHAPKIITRTIPGNFIGALIGPGGKVIQELQKATGTTIVINEVDEQGVVEILGTDPDGIKAVLAKIDALTFKPQVGEAYEVKVIKMLDFGAVVEYTAAPGNEVLLHVSELAWERTENVADVVKMGDVFQVKYLGVDPKTKKEKVSKKALVPRPPREDKKE is encoded by the coding sequence ATGATTCCACAAGTTTCACAAGAAATTATCGATTTAGGAGATGGAAGAAGCATCTCAATCGAAACTGGTAAATTAGCAAAACAAGCCGATGGTTCAGTTGTTGTACGTTTAGGAAACTGTATGCTTTTGGCAACAGCAGTTTCTGCAAGAACATCTAACCCAGGTGTTGACTTTTTACCATTAACGGTAGATTACCGCGAAAAATTTGCTGCTGCAGGACGTTTCCCAGGAGGATTTTTCAAAAGAGAAGCTAGACCTAGCGACAGCGAAGTATTAACAATGAGATTAGTAGACCGTGTATTGCGTCCGCTTTTCCCAGACGATTACCATGCTGAAACTCAGGTTATGATTCAATTAATGTCTCACGATGACAATGTTATGCCAGACGCATTAGCTGGTTTAGCAGCATCTGCAGCATTAGCTGTTTCTGACATTCCATTTTACAACTTGATTTCTGAAGTGCGTGTTGCGCGTATCGACGGGAAATTGGTAATCAATCCAAGCAGAGAAGAATTAGAAAAATCTGATATCGATATGATGATTGGAGCTTCTATGGATTCTGTTGCCATGGTTGAAGGTGAGATGAAAGAAATCTCTGAAGCCGAAATGGTTGAAGCGATTAAATTTGCTCACGAAGCTATTAAAGTTCAAATTGTTGCACAGCAAAAATTAAGAGCAAAATTAAGCTCTCAAGAATACAGAACATACGAAGGTGAAGTTGAAGACGAGGCTGTTTACGCTAAAGTAAAGACTGCCGCTTACGACAAATGCTACGCAATTGCTCAAGAAGCTTCTGGAAAAGCAGAAAGAGGCGAAAAATTTGCAGCAGTAAAAGAAGAAGCAAAAGCTTTATTTACTGAAGAAGAATATGCTGAAAATGCAGACCTTGCAGGTTTAGTTGGAAAATACTTCTACAAAACAAACAAAGAAGCAGTTCGTAACGTAATTCTTGAAAAAGGAATCCGTCTAGACGGTAGAAAAACTACAGAAATTAGACCTATCTGGTGCGAAACTGATTACTTGCCATCTGTACACGGATCTTCTTTATTTACTCGTGGAGAAACTCAAGCTTTGGCTACTGTAACTTTAGGAACTTCTAAAGAAGCTAACCAAATCGATTCTCCATCTGAGCAAGGTGAAGAAAAATTCTACTTACACTATAACTTCCCTCCTTTCTCTACTGGTGAAGCAAAACCATTAAGAGGAACTTCAAGAAGAGAAGTTGGTCACGGTAACTTAGCTCAAAGAGCTCTTAAAAATATGATTCCTGCAGATTGCCCTTACACAATTCGTGTTGTTTCTGAGGTACTAGAATCTAACGGTTCTTCTTCTATGGCAACGGTTTGCGCTGGAACAATGGCTCTTATGGATGCTGGTGTGCAAATGACAAAACCAGTTTCTGGTATCGCTATGGGATTAATTACTGATGGTGAGAAATTTGCTGTATTGTCTGATATTTTAGGAGACGAAGATCACTTAGGAGATATGGACTTTAAAGTAACTGGAACTGCTGATGGTATCACGGCTTGCCAAATGGATATCAAAATCGAAGGATTGCGTTATGACATTATGGAACAAGCTTTAGCACAAGCTCGTGACGGACGTTTGCATATTTTAGGAAAATTAACTGAAACTATCGCAGCGCCAAGAGCAGAAGTTAAAGCTCATGCACCAAAAATCATTACCAGAACTATCCCTGGAAACTTTATTGGAGCGTTAATCGGACCTGGCGGAAAAGTAATTCAAGAATTACAAAAAGCTACTGGAACTACTATCGTAATCAATGAAGTGGACGAGCAAGGTGTAGTTGAAATCTTAGGAACTGATCCAGATGGCATTAAAGCTGTATTGGCTAAAATCGATGCATTGACTTTCAAACCACAAGTTGGCGAGGCTTACGAAGTTAAAGTAATCAAAATGCTTGATTTTGGAGCTGTAGTAGAATATACTGCTGCACCAGGAAACGAAGTATTGCTTCACGTATCTGAGCTGGCTTGGGAGCGTACAGAAAACGTTGCTGACGTAGTTAAGATGGGAGACGTTTTCCAAGTGAAATACCTAGGAGTTGACCCTAAAACTAAAAAAGAAAAAGTGTCTAAAAAAGCACTTGTTCCAAGACCTCCACGTGAGGATAAAAAAGAGTAA
- a CDS encoding HYC_CC_PP family protein has product MNLKKCTGLFLALLLLVSNIGFAFDVHYCGGEIASVSLKTTAEPVVEKKCCGSKEKKNSCCKDKVVHFEKKSDNATIKFFFFQFAFPAVIQDYKPLVFLEVPNFKKKEVLSYYADANAPPLFKLYHQYIFYS; this is encoded by the coding sequence ATGAATTTGAAAAAGTGCACAGGTTTATTTTTAGCGCTCCTTTTATTGGTTTCCAATATAGGGTTTGCTTTTGATGTGCATTATTGTGGCGGAGAAATTGCTTCAGTTTCTTTAAAAACGACAGCAGAACCTGTTGTTGAAAAGAAATGTTGCGGTTCTAAAGAGAAAAAGAACTCTTGCTGCAAAGACAAAGTTGTTCATTTCGAAAAGAAATCAGACAATGCAACAATCAAATTCTTCTTTTTCCAATTTGCTTTCCCAGCAGTTATACAAGATTATAAACCTTTAGTCTTTTTAGAAGTTCCAAATTTTAAAAAGAAAGAAGTTCTTTCGTATTACGCTGATGCGAATGCGCCCCCCTTATTTAAATTATACCATCAGTATATTTTCTATTCCTGA
- a CDS encoding TonB-dependent receptor, with translation MKKQFIFCLFLLLPIFLFSQEKNVSIEYSNVTRRKAIEILEKNTSFHFYFKNQWLSNNELISGEFKNTSISVVLDAILVNTTINYIIDNNNIILSDGLLISNNITESYFENTDDKSSIKAANSQIVPIYNKQYLNDSKKDSDSIISLGKQSLINAAQTYTLSGYIKDRVSGKPEYNITIKVKDKDISTTTDANGYYSFRVPAGINIIETQSISHQPKTKKIVLYNNGKVDFNLDENVNALKEVVIENKKTRSVTSAVTGLTSIDIENIKNVPLILGERDIFKVATTLPGIKTAGEGSAGFNVRGGKDDQNLFLLDNASLYNPSHFLGFFSSVNPFTTKTADIYKGSIPAEFGGRLSSVFDIKSKSGNAEKVSGEAGIGPVMSNVTLEIPIVKGKSSLLFGGRASYSDWILKAIKDPELDNSQASFYDLLLKYNHKITQKDELETSVYYSHDKYSINSDSIYKYSNLLATVKWDHDFSTKNKSSLIVTNSQYKFNIDYDSQPEKSFDYGYKINETQFVFKMRYNLNEKHLFNYGISSKLYNVNPGFLKPTGDNSLIKNITLEKEKALESALFFTENYKVNDQFLINIGLRYSFYAALGPSTQNIYQDDRPKSDRTVIDAKTYTNNESVKTYSGFEPRVSARYFILPDLSVKASFDRTYQYMHLLSTNTTQSPMDVWKLSDLNTEPQSSNQFSLGLFKNIIDKSLELSVEGYYKRSKNILDYKVGAELFLNQNIETELLQGEGKAYGVEFLIKKEKGNFNGWLSYTYSRALIKLDSRFDAEKINNGDYFPTNYDKPHDFSAILNYKFTKRYSLSTNFVYQTGRPVTFPIGSYDLTGEQFTLYSNRNQYRIPDYYRLDIGLNFEGNHKIKKLAHSFWNLSVYNVLGRNNPYNVYFVTEDRKIKAYKTSIFSVPIPTITYNIKF, from the coding sequence ATGAAAAAACAATTTATCTTCTGTTTATTTTTGTTACTGCCAATCTTTCTTTTTTCTCAGGAAAAAAATGTTTCTATAGAATATTCAAATGTAACGCGAAGAAAAGCTATTGAAATACTCGAAAAAAACACTTCTTTCCATTTTTATTTTAAGAACCAATGGCTATCAAACAATGAGCTTATTTCTGGCGAATTCAAGAACACCTCTATTTCAGTAGTTTTAGACGCTATTTTGGTTAACACAACCATAAATTATATTATTGATAACAACAATATTATTCTAAGTGATGGTCTTTTAATCTCAAACAACATAACTGAAAGTTATTTTGAAAACACTGACGACAAAAGCAGTATTAAGGCCGCTAATTCACAAATTGTCCCTATCTATAATAAGCAATATTTAAATGATTCTAAGAAAGATTCGGACTCTATTATTTCTCTTGGAAAACAATCTTTAATAAATGCGGCTCAGACCTATACCCTATCTGGCTACATTAAAGACAGGGTTTCAGGAAAACCAGAATACAATATCACCATTAAAGTAAAAGACAAAGACATAAGCACAACCACTGATGCAAATGGCTATTACAGTTTTAGAGTTCCAGCAGGCATTAATATAATCGAAACGCAATCTATCAGTCATCAGCCAAAGACTAAAAAGATTGTACTTTACAACAATGGAAAAGTTGATTTTAATTTAGACGAAAACGTAAATGCTCTTAAAGAAGTTGTCATCGAAAACAAAAAAACTAGAAGTGTAACCTCAGCAGTTACTGGCCTCACAAGCATTGATATCGAAAACATTAAAAATGTGCCTCTGATTTTGGGCGAAAGAGATATTTTTAAAGTTGCCACAACTCTTCCGGGGATAAAAACAGCAGGAGAAGGCTCTGCCGGTTTTAATGTGCGTGGAGGAAAAGACGATCAAAACTTATTTTTATTAGACAATGCTTCTTTATACAATCCTTCTCACTTTTTGGGCTTCTTTTCTTCGGTAAATCCATTTACTACTAAAACAGCCGATATTTACAAAGGAAGCATTCCTGCCGAATTTGGAGGGCGCCTTTCTTCTGTTTTTGATATTAAATCTAAAAGCGGAAATGCCGAAAAAGTTTCTGGGGAAGCCGGCATTGGCCCTGTAATGAGCAATGTTACACTTGAAATTCCGATCGTAAAAGGAAAATCGAGCTTATTATTTGGCGGCAGAGCCAGTTATTCTGACTGGATTCTGAAAGCTATTAAAGATCCCGAATTAGACAATAGTCAGGCTTCTTTTTATGATTTGCTTTTAAAATACAATCACAAAATTACCCAAAAAGACGAATTGGAAACCTCTGTATATTATAGTCATGACAAATACAGCATCAATTCAGATTCCATCTACAAATACAGCAACTTATTGGCAACCGTAAAATGGGATCATGATTTCAGCACAAAAAACAAATCTTCATTAATTGTTACGAATAGCCAGTATAAGTTCAACATCGACTATGATTCTCAACCTGAAAAATCATTTGATTACGGCTATAAAATCAATGAAACTCAGTTTGTTTTTAAAATGAGGTACAATCTGAATGAAAAGCATTTGTTTAATTATGGCATTAGCAGCAAGTTATACAATGTTAATCCTGGTTTTCTGAAGCCAACAGGAGACAACTCTCTAATTAAAAATATTACACTTGAAAAGGAAAAAGCTTTAGAATCGGCTTTATTTTTTACCGAAAATTACAAAGTCAATGATCAATTTTTAATTAATATCGGTTTACGTTATTCTTTTTATGCTGCACTTGGCCCTTCTACGCAAAACATTTATCAGGATGACCGTCCTAAATCTGACAGAACTGTTATCGATGCCAAGACCTACACCAACAATGAGTCCGTAAAGACTTATAGCGGTTTTGAACCTAGAGTTTCAGCCCGTTATTTTATACTTCCGGACTTATCCGTAAAAGCAAGTTTTGACAGAACCTATCAATATATGCATTTGCTGTCAACAAATACCACGCAATCTCCAATGGATGTATGGAAACTTTCAGATTTAAATACTGAGCCGCAATCTTCCAATCAATTCTCATTGGGGCTTTTCAAAAATATAATTGACAAATCGTTAGAACTAAGCGTCGAAGGTTATTATAAACGCTCTAAAAACATTTTAGACTATAAAGTCGGCGCTGAATTATTCTTGAATCAAAATATAGAAACCGAGCTTCTTCAAGGTGAAGGAAAAGCTTATGGAGTTGAATTTTTAATCAAGAAAGAAAAAGGGAATTTTAATGGATGGTTAAGCTATACGTATTCGAGAGCCCTTATAAAACTTGACAGCAGGTTTGATGCAGAAAAAATAAACAACGGAGATTATTTCCCTACCAATTATGACAAGCCACATGATTTTAGCGCTATTTTGAACTATAAATTCACAAAGAGATACAGTTTGTCGACGAATTTTGTTTACCAAACCGGCAGGCCCGTCACTTTTCCAATCGGATCTTATGATTTGACAGGAGAGCAATTTACCTTATACAGTAATCGCAACCAGTATAGAATTCCAGATTATTACAGATTGGATATTGGTCTCAATTTTGAAGGAAATCACAAAATAAAAAAACTCGCACATAGTTTCTGGAATCTTTCAGTCTACAATGTTCTGGGAAGAAACAACCCTTATAATGTTTATTTTGTTACTGAAGACAGAAAAATCAAAGCTTATAAAACATCTATTTTTTCTGTTCCGATTCCGACAATAACATATAACATCAAATTTTAA
- a CDS encoding exosortase F system-associated membrane protein produces MLNKLKENKFKIFTAIVVVIGLALIRTFEKKLFYDPFLVYFNADFQSIPYPPVENLKLFAGLFFRYSLNSALCLWLIYALFEDRDIFKFSLLVYSVFLVIFLIAFYIILECFPDGSWLLFYVRRFLIQPILALLFIPGFYYQLQKTKK; encoded by the coding sequence ATGCTAAATAAATTAAAAGAGAATAAATTTAAAATCTTTACTGCAATTGTTGTGGTAATAGGTTTGGCCTTAATTAGAACATTTGAAAAGAAATTGTTTTATGATCCTTTTCTGGTGTATTTTAATGCCGATTTCCAATCCATCCCATACCCGCCAGTAGAAAACCTGAAACTTTTTGCAGGGCTATTTTTTCGCTATTCTTTAAATTCAGCTTTATGCCTTTGGCTAATTTATGCTTTGTTTGAGGATCGTGATATTTTTAAATTCAGCCTTCTGGTTTACAGCGTGTTTTTAGTGATTTTTCTAATAGCATTTTATATCATTTTGGAATGTTTTCCAGATGGCAGCTGGCTTCTTTTTTATGTGCGCAGATTTTTAATTCAGCCCATTTTAGCCCTTTTGTTTATTCCAGGATTCTACTATCAGCTTCAAAAAACTAAAAAATAA
- a CDS encoding TonB-dependent receptor plug domain-containing protein: MQKNIMLFAMVLLSFSAFSQEDLQEVKITKKQKGIKKSFSVTANTSVITSKELLKAACCNLAESFETNPSIDVNFSDALTGTKQIKMLGLTSPYLMITEENIPSVRGASQAYGLSFTPGTWIESVQITKGAGSVVNGYESISGQINTELLKPLSDIPFFLNAYGSTDSRFELNTHFNKKLSDKWVTSLFVHGNARVAKNDMNKDGFLDNPLGKQINVLNRYQYYNPESGLVSFINFRYMNDKKQTGELDFDKDRDRGTTNHWGSEINTERFDVSTKIGYVFKDMPYQSIGFQNAFNSHKQDSYYGLNQYDIKQNSFYSNLIFNSIINNTMHKFSTGLNFTYDQYQEFVNLADVSRIDNSVGAFFEYTYDNTDNFSLILGGRVDNHNRLGLFVTPRLHMRYNPWKNGVVRFSAGRGKRSANIFAENQQLFASSRTFSVLDSSGKVYGLNPEIAWNYGVSFSQKFRLFNRNADAGFDLYRTDFQNQAIVDVMQSPQQVLFYDLKGSSFANSLQVEFNYELIHNLNLRTAYKYYDIQTDYLRGAFQRPLQAKHRFLGNLEYETPLNNDKQWKFDFTYNWSGKQQLPYTASNPAEDQFPDFSPSYAVMNAQVTRVFSSVFEVYVGGENIGNYKQQKAILGANDPFGPNFDASIAYAPIFGQMYYAGLRFKIK; this comes from the coding sequence ATGCAAAAAAATATAATGCTTTTTGCAATGGTTTTGCTTTCTTTTTCTGCCTTTTCGCAAGAAGATCTGCAAGAAGTAAAAATCACGAAAAAGCAAAAGGGAATTAAAAAATCCTTTTCCGTAACAGCCAATACATCTGTAATCACCAGTAAAGAACTGCTTAAAGCGGCTTGCTGTAATCTGGCCGAAAGTTTTGAAACCAATCCATCAATCGATGTCAATTTTTCTGATGCCTTGACAGGAACTAAGCAGATTAAAATGCTAGGTCTGACGAGTCCATATTTAATGATTACAGAAGAAAATATTCCTTCTGTTCGAGGAGCGTCTCAAGCTTATGGATTGTCATTTACGCCAGGAACTTGGATCGAAAGTGTTCAGATTACAAAAGGCGCAGGGAGTGTTGTAAACGGCTACGAAAGTATTTCGGGCCAGATTAACACAGAACTTTTAAAACCGTTAAGCGATATTCCTTTCTTTTTGAATGCTTACGGATCGACAGATTCTCGTTTTGAGTTAAATACTCATTTCAATAAAAAACTATCAGATAAATGGGTGACCAGCTTATTTGTTCACGGAAATGCGCGTGTAGCAAAAAACGATATGAATAAAGATGGTTTTCTGGATAATCCGTTAGGGAAACAAATCAATGTTTTAAATCGTTATCAGTATTATAATCCAGAAAGCGGTTTGGTGAGTTTTATCAATTTCAGGTATATGAATGATAAAAAACAAACTGGAGAATTAGATTTTGATAAAGATCGTGATCGCGGAACTACCAATCATTGGGGGTCAGAAATCAATACTGAACGTTTTGATGTTTCAACAAAAATTGGATATGTATTCAAAGATATGCCATATCAGAGCATTGGTTTTCAAAATGCTTTTAATAGCCATAAGCAAGACTCTTATTATGGTTTAAATCAGTATGATATTAAGCAAAATAGCTTTTATTCTAATTTGATCTTCAATTCCATCATCAATAATACGATGCATAAATTTTCAACGGGTCTGAATTTTACGTACGATCAATATCAGGAGTTTGTAAATCTGGCAGACGTTAGCAGAATTGATAATTCGGTAGGAGCTTTCTTTGAATATACTTATGATAATACAGACAATTTTAGTTTAATTCTAGGAGGAAGGGTTGATAACCATAACCGATTAGGGCTTTTTGTTACGCCAAGACTACACATGAGATATAATCCTTGGAAGAATGGAGTAGTTCGTTTTTCTGCAGGAAGAGGAAAGCGTTCTGCAAATATTTTTGCCGAGAATCAGCAGCTTTTTGCCAGTTCAAGAACTTTTTCGGTTTTAGATTCTAGCGGAAAAGTATACGGTTTGAATCCTGAAATTGCATGGAATTATGGCGTGAGTTTTTCTCAAAAATTCCGTCTTTTCAATAGAAATGCCGATGCAGGTTTTGATCTGTACCGAACAGATTTCCAAAATCAGGCTATTGTAGATGTGATGCAGAGCCCGCAGCAAGTTTTGTTTTACGATTTGAAAGGAAGTTCTTTTGCAAACAGTCTTCAAGTTGAGTTTAATTACGAATTGATCCATAATTTGAATTTAAGAACAGCTTATAAATATTACGACATTCAAACCGATTATTTAAGAGGAGCATTCCAACGTCCGCTTCAAGCAAAACATCGTTTCTTAGGAAATTTAGAATATGAAACACCTTTGAACAACGACAAACAATGGAAGTTTGATTTTACTTATAATTGGTCAGGAAAACAGCAGCTTCCTTACACGGCATCAAATCCTGCTGAAGATCAGTTTCCGGATTTTTCGCCTTCGTATGCGGTGATGAATGCTCAGGTGACTCGAGTTTTTTCATCGGTTTTTGAAGTGTATGTGGGAGGAGAAAATATTG
- the rpsO gene encoding 30S ribosomal protein S15, protein MYLTKEKKEEIFAQHGDAKNTGKAEGQIALFTYRISHLTEHLKKNRHDYNTERSLVLLVGKRRALLDYLKKKDINRYREIIKVLNIRK, encoded by the coding sequence ATGTATTTAACTAAAGAAAAGAAAGAAGAAATCTTCGCACAACACGGTGATGCAAAAAACACTGGAAAAGCTGAAGGTCAAATCGCGTTGTTCACTTACAGAATTTCTCACTTAACTGAACACTTGAAAAAAAATCGTCACGATTACAACACTGAGCGTTCTCTTGTACTATTAGTAGGTAAAAGAAGAGCTTTGTTGGACTACTTGAAAAAGAAAGATATCAACAGATATCGTGAGATTATCAAAGTATTGAATATCAGAAAATAA